One Mycolicibacterium pulveris genomic region harbors:
- a CDS encoding AAA family ATPase → MPVYLAHRLAEEAAVAEFLDSASSTPSALLIEGDAGIGKTTLWMAASDRARHRGFRVLTTRAAEAESVLAYTALTDLLAEVDPTTWADLPVPQQTAVDHILSRTADSAAATDQRAVAAAFLSIIERLSDDGPLLLAVDDLPWLDPSSAYVIAYTARRLTGPVGLIATIRTEAASGDAASWLQLPRPDAIRRITLRPLSARALHQVVSDNVDRPLSRAAFTRIHQVSGGNPFYAIELARAIDENADLELPSTLAELVRVRLSGLDAETYDALLAAAALATPTVERVLAASGTDRDRLIELLEAAEQQEIIAIEGHRIRFTHPLLAAGVYSDASPERRRAMHRRLADIVAEPELRARHLALAATTGDAETLRALDDAAASAHARGAPAAAAELLNHAITLGGDTPQRRILLATHTFDAGDPAQARKLLEQAIVDLEPGPLRAQARHSLAFVRFMNDGYLEGCQLLQRALDEDAPTGRLRVSILIALAYALYMTGHPEAAWRIGEEAVTHAEPLDDPGLLSQALGVRATLQFFGGGGMDEPGMQRALELEDHDAPIPTMLRPSVERALILACSGDLDASFDQLRAVERRCVERGEEGELIFVKFYVALNRIWRADFVEADRLAKDVTGLARQLGGEFPTMLSMLLKAWLAVYDGAEDDARLAIADAIDACKVSGTAWHEDQANTALGLLEVSLGNHQAAVNTLEPLMSRHSPSSTELSAAAYLPDAVEALIESGRVTEAERFIEDLERNGHRLDRAWMLAMGARCRALVEAARGDHKAAVATAQRAIEYHDRLQMRFERARTLLVLGTLQARLRQREASVTLQEALEAFERLGTPLWAARARAWLPGGAGAPRKRRELTAVELRVAELAASGMTNRDVAGALSLSAKTVEATLARAYRKLGIRSRAELGRVMASRTNQPNRG, encoded by the coding sequence ATGCCCGTGTATCTGGCGCACCGCCTCGCCGAGGAGGCGGCGGTAGCAGAGTTCCTGGACTCCGCGTCCAGCACGCCGTCGGCGCTGTTGATCGAGGGTGACGCGGGCATCGGCAAGACCACGCTGTGGATGGCGGCATCGGATCGGGCGCGCCACCGCGGCTTCCGGGTGCTCACGACCCGCGCGGCTGAGGCGGAGTCGGTGTTGGCCTACACCGCGTTGACCGACCTGCTCGCCGAGGTCGACCCGACCACCTGGGCGGACCTGCCCGTTCCGCAGCAGACCGCGGTAGACCACATCCTTTCCAGGACAGCCGATTCCGCTGCGGCGACCGACCAACGCGCGGTCGCTGCAGCGTTCTTGTCGATTATCGAACGGTTGAGCGACGATGGCCCGCTGCTGTTGGCCGTCGACGATCTCCCCTGGCTGGACCCCTCCAGCGCCTACGTGATCGCCTACACCGCGCGGCGCCTGACCGGGCCGGTGGGACTGATCGCCACGATCCGCACCGAAGCCGCCAGCGGCGACGCCGCATCGTGGTTGCAGCTTCCCCGGCCCGATGCGATCCGGCGAATCACGTTGCGCCCCCTGTCTGCTCGTGCACTGCATCAGGTGGTGTCGGATAACGTCGACCGCCCGTTGTCACGCGCGGCGTTCACCCGCATCCACCAGGTCTCGGGCGGAAACCCCTTCTACGCCATCGAATTGGCACGTGCTATCGACGAGAACGCCGATCTCGAACTGCCAAGCACATTGGCCGAACTAGTGCGGGTCAGGCTCAGCGGCCTCGACGCCGAGACCTATGACGCGCTGCTGGCCGCCGCCGCACTGGCTACCCCCACCGTCGAGCGGGTTCTTGCCGCATCCGGCACCGACCGCGATCGGTTGATCGAACTGCTCGAGGCCGCAGAACAGCAGGAGATCATCGCCATCGAGGGGCACCGGATCCGGTTCACCCATCCGCTGTTGGCCGCCGGTGTGTACTCCGACGCTTCACCGGAGCGGCGGCGCGCGATGCATCGCCGGCTCGCCGACATCGTCGCCGAGCCCGAGCTGCGCGCACGGCACCTGGCGCTGGCCGCGACGACGGGTGACGCCGAGACGCTGCGCGCGCTCGACGACGCAGCCGCCTCAGCGCACGCGCGCGGCGCACCTGCCGCGGCGGCGGAACTGCTCAACCACGCCATCACGCTCGGCGGTGACACCCCCCAGCGCCGGATCCTGTTGGCTACCCACACTTTCGACGCCGGCGATCCGGCACAGGCCCGCAAGTTGCTTGAGCAGGCCATCGTGGATCTGGAGCCGGGACCCCTTCGCGCGCAGGCCCGGCACTCACTGGCGTTCGTGCGCTTCATGAACGACGGCTACCTCGAGGGCTGCCAGCTGCTTCAGCGCGCGCTCGATGAGGACGCACCCACCGGCCGCCTGCGGGTGAGCATCTTGATCGCGCTGGCTTACGCGCTGTACATGACCGGTCATCCCGAGGCGGCGTGGCGTATCGGCGAAGAGGCCGTAACCCACGCCGAGCCGCTCGACGACCCCGGCCTGCTGAGCCAAGCGCTCGGCGTCCGCGCGACACTGCAGTTCTTCGGTGGCGGCGGGATGGACGAGCCCGGCATGCAGCGGGCCCTCGAACTGGAGGACCACGACGCGCCCATCCCCACCATGCTTCGTCCGAGTGTGGAACGCGCCCTGATCCTGGCCTGCAGCGGCGACCTGGATGCGTCGTTCGACCAGCTGCGGGCCGTGGAGCGGCGCTGCGTCGAGCGGGGCGAGGAAGGCGAGCTGATCTTCGTCAAGTTCTACGTTGCGCTGAACCGGATCTGGCGCGCGGACTTCGTCGAGGCCGACCGGCTGGCCAAGGACGTCACCGGGCTGGCGCGCCAGCTCGGCGGTGAGTTCCCGACCATGCTGAGCATGCTGCTCAAGGCGTGGCTTGCGGTCTACGACGGCGCCGAAGACGACGCCCGGCTCGCGATCGCCGACGCGATCGACGCCTGCAAGGTCAGCGGCACCGCGTGGCACGAGGACCAGGCGAACACGGCGCTGGGGTTGTTGGAGGTCTCACTGGGCAATCACCAGGCCGCGGTGAACACGCTGGAACCGCTGATGTCCCGGCACTCGCCGAGCTCCACGGAACTTTCGGCGGCGGCGTACCTGCCCGACGCCGTCGAAGCGCTCATCGAATCGGGCCGGGTGACCGAGGCGGAGAGGTTCATCGAAGATCTGGAACGAAATGGGCACCGGCTGGACCGAGCCTGGATGCTCGCGATGGGCGCGCGCTGCCGGGCCTTGGTGGAGGCTGCCCGCGGCGACCACAAGGCGGCCGTGGCCACCGCGCAGCGTGCGATCGAGTACCACGACCGGCTTCAGATGCGGTTCGAGCGCGCGCGCACACTGCTCGTCCTCGGCACGCTTCAGGCACGTTTGCGACAGCGCGAGGCTTCGGTGACGCTGCAGGAGGCGCTCGAGGCTTTCGAGCGGCTCGGCACCCCGTTGTGGGCGGCCCGTGCGCGCGCCTGGTTGCCGGGCGGAGCGGGCGCGCCGCGCAAGCGGCGCGAGTTGACGGCCGTCGAGTTACGGGTGGCCGAGCTGGCCGCGTCGGGCATGACGAACCGCGATGTTGCCGGTGCACTGTCGCTGAGCGCCAAGACCGTCGAGGCCACGCTGGCGCGGGCCTACCGCAAGCTGGGCATCCGGTCCCGCGCCGAGCTCGGCCGGGTGATGGCTTCGCGCACGAATCAGCCGAACCGCGGGTGA
- the fdxA gene encoding ferredoxin, translating into MTYVISSACVDVMHKACVEECPADCIYEGARVLYINPDECVDCGACKLVCEADAIYYETDLPDEELQHLADNAAFFTEILPGRDAPLGSPGGAARLGPVGVDTPLIAAMPQRA; encoded by the coding sequence ATGACCTACGTGATCAGTTCAGCGTGTGTGGACGTGATGCACAAAGCCTGCGTCGAGGAGTGTCCGGCGGATTGCATCTACGAAGGTGCCAGGGTGCTCTACATCAACCCCGATGAATGCGTGGATTGCGGCGCCTGCAAGCTCGTGTGCGAGGCCGACGCGATCTACTACGAGACCGACCTACCCGACGAAGAGCTTCAGCATCTGGCCGACAACGCCGCGTTCTTCACCGAGATCCTGCCGGGCCGAGACGCCCCGCTGGGTTCACCGGGCGGCGCCGCCCGGCTTGGTCCTGTGGGGGTGGACACGCCGCTGATCGCGGCCATGCCGCAGCGCGCTTGA
- a CDS encoding universal stress protein — MSERTGPVIVGVDGSEDALNAAVWAGAVAEKFEVPLHIVHAIPDAGPLLTDAAAALRASLIAEQRASAEEVLKSVEDAVRSRYGELTITVTQSDEPASKVLADLSEDASLVVLGSPEVRVGAALLLGSTTIAVTTHSSCPVVAWRGGITAPTDQPIVLGANGEQTGADAYRTAFEFADRFGVSIYAVNAWPGRRVLGGIEIPSMIDWGAVEAAQWQYVMASVEPWSERYPDVEVRYFIETGGAGQALLQHAGDAQLVVVGNRGRGLLAGALLGSTSMNMLHHSPVPVLVCHNATR; from the coding sequence ATGTCCGAGCGCACAGGGCCGGTGATCGTCGGGGTCGACGGCTCCGAGGACGCGCTCAACGCCGCGGTGTGGGCGGGCGCCGTCGCCGAGAAGTTCGAGGTGCCGTTGCACATCGTGCACGCCATCCCCGACGCCGGTCCCCTCCTCACCGACGCCGCCGCCGCGCTACGCGCGTCGCTGATCGCCGAGCAGCGGGCATCCGCCGAAGAAGTCCTCAAATCCGTTGAGGACGCGGTGCGGTCGCGATACGGCGAGCTGACGATCACCGTCACGCAGTCCGACGAACCGGCCTCGAAGGTCTTGGCGGACCTGAGCGAGGACGCCTCACTGGTCGTCCTCGGCAGCCCCGAGGTGCGCGTCGGTGCTGCCCTGCTGCTCGGTTCGACAACCATTGCGGTAACGACACATTCATCGTGTCCGGTCGTCGCCTGGCGCGGCGGGATCACCGCGCCCACCGATCAGCCGATCGTTCTCGGAGCCAACGGTGAACAAACCGGCGCGGACGCGTACCGGACCGCGTTCGAGTTCGCTGACCGGTTCGGCGTCTCGATCTACGCGGTCAACGCCTGGCCCGGACGTCGCGTGCTCGGCGGAATCGAGATCCCGTCGATGATCGACTGGGGCGCTGTCGAAGCCGCGCAATGGCAATACGTCATGGCCTCGGTGGAGCCGTGGAGCGAACGGTATCCCGACGTCGAGGTCAGATACTTCATCGAGACGGGCGGGGCCGGCCAGGCGCTGCTGCAGCACGCCGGCGACGCGCAGCTGGTGGTCGTCGGCAACCGTGGCCGAGGGCTCCTCGCCGGCGCGCTGTTGGGCTCGACCAGCATGAACATGCTGCACCACAGCCCCGTCCCGGTGCTTGTGTGCCACAATGCGACCCGGTAG
- a CDS encoding universal stress protein, whose translation MATASGRHGIVVGVDGSPASKVAVDWAAREAAMRDSALTLVHVMPTARFWPEGATPSRIDRLYRAQAQQWLREAAKVAGEATGAHGRIDTRLLDGAVLPALVDLSKDAQLIVVGCRGQGSIARRLMGSISRGLVQRAHCPVGIIHDEDPLMPRPVAQAPVVVGVDGSAASEPAAEIAFDEASRRGVELVAVHAWMDDTTFELPADEWSATHKDMTEQTLTKQLARWQQRYPEVPVRRVVVRDQPARQLVKQADDAQLVVVGSHGRGGFAGMLLGSVATAVAESARMPVIVARSS comes from the coding sequence ATGGCAACCGCATCCGGCCGACACGGCATCGTCGTCGGCGTCGACGGCTCGCCGGCGTCAAAGGTGGCCGTCGACTGGGCCGCCCGGGAAGCGGCGATGCGCGATTCCGCCCTGACGCTGGTGCACGTCATGCCGACCGCGAGATTCTGGCCCGAAGGGGCGACCCCGTCCAGAATCGACCGGCTCTACCGGGCCCAAGCCCAGCAGTGGCTGCGCGAGGCCGCCAAGGTCGCCGGGGAGGCGACGGGCGCGCACGGCCGAATCGACACCCGGCTACTCGACGGCGCTGTGCTGCCCGCACTCGTCGACCTGTCCAAGGACGCCCAGCTCATCGTGGTCGGATGTCGCGGGCAAGGCTCGATCGCCCGACGGCTGATGGGGTCGATCAGCCGGGGGCTCGTCCAACGTGCTCATTGCCCCGTCGGCATCATCCACGACGAGGACCCGCTGATGCCCCGCCCCGTCGCGCAGGCACCCGTGGTCGTCGGCGTCGACGGCTCCGCGGCGTCGGAGCCGGCCGCCGAGATCGCCTTCGACGAAGCGTCGCGCCGCGGTGTCGAGCTCGTCGCCGTGCACGCGTGGATGGACGACACCACCTTCGAGTTGCCGGCAGACGAATGGTCGGCGACGCACAAGGACATGACAGAACAGACGCTGACAAAGCAGCTGGCACGTTGGCAGCAGCGTTATCCGGAGGTGCCCGTGCGACGGGTCGTGGTCCGCGATCAGCCGGCACGCCAGCTGGTCAAGCAGGCCGACGACGCGCAACTGGTGGTGGTGGGCAGCCACGGCCGGGGCGGTTTCGCCGGGATGCTGCTGGGCTCGGTGGCCACCGCGGTCGCCGAATCGGCGCGCATGCCGGTGATTGTCGCGCGGTCGTCCTGA
- a CDS encoding bifunctional aminoglycoside phosphotransferase/ATP-binding protein yields MAWMAPGNLSAEVHETHTGLVVLLGERAYKAKKPLVTEFLDFRTAQQREDACAHEIELNSRLAPDSYLGLAHFSGVEGDPPEPVIVMRRYPDTCRLTYLVRHRTPVDAHLAAIAEKLAVFHADANRGDAIDAGGTADAVSARWQDNIDELHHHAVLAPELIDEVWRLAAQFISGRSALFTERIADRRIVDGHADLLTDDIFCMPEGPVLLDCLEFDDRLRYVDGLDDVAFLAMDLEFLGRTDLAEFLLNRYRRAAGDTAPAALADFYIAYRAVVRAKVDCVRVAQGHPEAAADAQRHIDIAIDHLRAGTVRLVMVGGGPGTGKTTLSRALAELIGAQVISTDDVRRELQSEGMISGEVGEPEAGLYSAQNVAAVYDAVLRRARHHLERGVSVILDATWRDERQRERVRRLAGETHVPVVELSCHVPVQDAAARTVSRGPTSSDATPEIAARLAQAEDAWPQAHRIDTSGPLTESVAEAEKAVRESTAALR; encoded by the coding sequence ATGGCTTGGATGGCGCCCGGCAACCTGTCCGCTGAAGTGCACGAGACCCACACCGGGCTGGTTGTCCTGCTCGGGGAGCGGGCCTACAAGGCGAAGAAGCCGTTGGTCACCGAGTTCCTCGACTTCCGCACCGCGCAGCAGCGCGAAGACGCGTGCGCCCACGAGATCGAGCTCAACAGCCGGCTCGCCCCCGACAGCTACCTGGGGTTGGCTCATTTCAGCGGGGTCGAGGGCGACCCGCCCGAGCCGGTGATCGTCATGCGCCGATATCCGGACACCTGCCGCCTGACCTACCTGGTGCGCCACCGAACCCCGGTGGACGCGCACCTGGCGGCGATCGCGGAGAAGCTGGCGGTGTTTCACGCCGACGCGAACCGCGGCGACGCGATCGACGCCGGCGGCACCGCCGATGCCGTCAGCGCGCGGTGGCAGGACAACATCGACGAGCTTCACCACCACGCGGTGTTGGCGCCCGAGCTCATCGACGAGGTGTGGCGCCTTGCCGCCCAGTTCATCTCGGGCCGGTCGGCGCTGTTCACCGAGCGCATCGCCGACCGCCGCATCGTCGACGGGCATGCCGATCTGCTGACCGACGACATCTTCTGCATGCCCGAAGGGCCGGTGCTGCTCGACTGCCTCGAGTTCGACGACCGATTGCGCTATGTCGACGGTCTGGACGACGTCGCGTTTCTCGCCATGGACCTGGAGTTCCTCGGACGTACGGACCTGGCGGAGTTCCTGCTGAACCGTTACCGTCGCGCCGCGGGTGACACAGCGCCGGCGGCGCTGGCCGATTTCTACATCGCCTACCGCGCGGTGGTGCGCGCCAAAGTGGACTGCGTACGGGTGGCCCAGGGGCACCCCGAAGCGGCTGCCGATGCCCAGCGCCACATCGACATCGCCATCGACCATCTGCGGGCGGGCACGGTACGGCTGGTCATGGTCGGCGGCGGGCCGGGAACCGGGAAGACGACGTTGTCGCGTGCCCTTGCGGAACTGATTGGCGCCCAGGTCATCTCAACCGACGACGTGCGTCGTGAGCTGCAGTCCGAAGGGATGATCTCCGGAGAGGTCGGTGAGCCCGAAGCGGGGCTCTACAGCGCGCAGAACGTCGCGGCCGTCTATGACGCCGTGTTGCGGCGCGCCCGTCACCACCTGGAACGGGGTGTGTCGGTGATCCTCGACGCGACATGGCGCGACGAGCGTCAGCGCGAACGGGTGCGCAGGCTGGCGGGCGAAACCCACGTGCCCGTGGTGGAACTCAGCTGTCACGTCCCGGTGCAGGACGCGGCGGCCAGAACCGTCAGCCGCGGACCAACGAGCTCGGATGCCACCCCTGAGATCGCCGCCAGGCTCGCCCAAGCCGAGGACGCCTGGCCGCAGGCCCACCGCATCGATACGAGCGGCCCGCTGACCGAATCGGTCGCCGAGGCCGAAAAGGCGGTGCGCGAATCGACGGCAGCCCTGCGGTAG
- a CDS encoding helix-turn-helix transcriptional regulator produces the protein MAGDAVRTHRTHERTIDGFLESTTVGPSALLIEGEAGIGKTTLWLAALEQAQARGFRVLSARAAEAESVLAYTALADLLDEVDARVWADLPSPQLLALDQVLLRADNGAATDQRAVAAAFLSIVERLGDEGPVLLAIDDLQWLDPSSMHVIAFAARRLMGPAGLLATVRTEPRDGTGAAWLQLPRPEALKRIRLHPLSIQDLHTAVATRLRKPFSRPTIGRIHQVSGGNPFYAIELARAIEDRPASIGTPLPRTLTDVVRRRIGDLDSNVHEALLAAACMAAPTVESVSSATIADDDRLVELLEVAENKGIITIDGNRIQFAHPLLARGVYSQAAPGRRRSMHRRLAEIVDEPELRARHLALAATSGDQVTLTALDEAAESARTRGAPVAAAELVDLAIGLGGDTPDRRLRSALYHFDAGDHRRAAAVLEETVDRLPQGDMRAETLSRLAVVRLYGEGFFEAARLLRDALNDVSEDSPLRVQLLITLAFCLFHNNQVDEGVRTADRAVSHAEQLDQPHLLSMALGMRSILTFIAGQGLDEESIRRALDLEDQEAVTPLVFRPSVQHTLLLQWANQFDLADQLLEKIRARCMERGEEGEHVFIAQHAVMNSVWLGDFVTANLVAEDTMEYARHLGENTPLFLAHSLRAQLAAYAGHEAEARQAITDALEIGKRTGTSRLSERVLSALAFLELSLGHYDGALAAVAPMMSTFDPDRTPTELPNATWLPDAIEALVQSGRPDEAEPLIEALERNGQRLDRPWMIAVGARARGMLLAAHGDLDGAHAATLRALAAHERLPMPFERARTLVLLGQIERRQRKKEAASVRLQEAFDIFERLNVPLWADRARSELVRASVGPRHSGQLTPSEQRVAELAASGMKNRDVAAALFISPKTVEANLARIYRKLGIKSRAELGRHVGGPEKNSDA, from the coding sequence ATGGCCGGGGATGCTGTGCGGACCCATCGGACGCACGAGCGGACGATCGACGGGTTCTTGGAGTCGACGACCGTGGGCCCCTCGGCGTTGCTGATCGAGGGCGAGGCCGGCATCGGCAAGACCACACTGTGGTTGGCCGCGCTGGAACAGGCCCAGGCGCGCGGGTTCCGTGTGCTGTCGGCACGCGCGGCGGAGGCGGAATCGGTGCTGGCCTACACCGCGCTGGCCGACCTGCTCGACGAGGTCGACGCGCGCGTGTGGGCGGATCTGCCGAGCCCGCAGCTGCTCGCCCTCGACCAGGTGCTGCTGCGCGCGGACAACGGGGCGGCCACCGACCAACGCGCGGTGGCCGCGGCGTTCCTTTCGATCGTCGAAAGACTCGGTGACGAGGGTCCGGTGTTGCTGGCGATCGACGATCTGCAGTGGCTGGATCCGTCCAGCATGCATGTCATCGCGTTCGCGGCGCGACGGCTCATGGGGCCGGCCGGACTCCTCGCCACCGTACGGACCGAACCCCGCGACGGCACCGGCGCGGCGTGGCTGCAGCTGCCGCGGCCGGAGGCGCTCAAACGTATCCGGTTGCACCCCTTGAGTATTCAGGATTTACATACCGCGGTTGCGACGCGGCTGCGAAAGCCGTTCTCGCGTCCTACAATCGGACGAATTCATCAAGTGTCGGGCGGAAACCCGTTCTACGCGATCGAACTGGCCCGTGCCATCGAAGATCGGCCGGCAAGCATCGGCACGCCGCTGCCGCGCACGCTGACCGACGTGGTGCGCCGTCGTATCGGTGATCTCGATTCAAACGTGCACGAGGCATTGTTGGCCGCGGCCTGCATGGCCGCACCGACTGTCGAGTCGGTGTCCAGCGCGACCATCGCCGACGACGACCGACTGGTCGAGCTTCTCGAAGTCGCTGAGAACAAAGGCATCATCACCATCGACGGCAATCGGATTCAGTTCGCGCACCCGCTGCTGGCCAGGGGCGTGTACAGCCAGGCCGCGCCCGGCCGTCGTCGCTCGATGCACCGCCGGCTCGCCGAGATCGTCGACGAACCCGAGCTGCGCGCCAGGCACCTGGCGCTGGCCGCCACCAGCGGCGATCAGGTCACCCTTACGGCCCTTGACGAGGCGGCGGAATCGGCGCGTACCCGCGGTGCCCCTGTCGCGGCCGCCGAACTGGTGGACCTCGCGATCGGCCTCGGCGGTGACACGCCCGACCGCCGACTCCGCAGTGCGCTATACCATTTCGACGCGGGTGACCACCGTCGCGCGGCCGCTGTCCTCGAAGAGACCGTCGACCGATTGCCTCAGGGTGACATGCGCGCCGAGACGTTGAGCCGCCTGGCGGTGGTACGCCTCTACGGTGAGGGCTTCTTCGAGGCGGCGCGCCTGCTTCGCGACGCTCTCAACGATGTGTCCGAGGACAGCCCGCTGCGCGTACAGCTGCTGATCACGTTGGCGTTCTGCCTGTTTCACAACAACCAGGTCGACGAGGGCGTTCGAACGGCCGATCGGGCGGTGTCCCACGCCGAGCAGCTGGACCAGCCACACTTGTTGAGCATGGCGCTGGGCATGCGCTCGATTCTGACGTTCATCGCCGGACAGGGGCTCGACGAAGAATCCATCCGGCGGGCGCTGGACCTGGAGGACCAAGAAGCGGTGACGCCACTGGTTTTTCGTCCCAGCGTCCAGCACACGCTGCTCTTGCAGTGGGCTAACCAGTTCGACCTCGCCGATCAACTGCTCGAGAAGATCCGGGCCAGGTGCATGGAGAGGGGCGAGGAGGGTGAGCACGTCTTCATCGCTCAGCACGCGGTGATGAACTCGGTGTGGCTCGGCGACTTCGTCACCGCCAACCTGGTCGCCGAGGACACCATGGAGTACGCGCGCCACCTCGGTGAGAACACGCCGCTTTTCCTCGCCCACAGCCTTCGCGCACAGCTGGCGGCGTACGCGGGCCACGAAGCCGAAGCGCGACAGGCCATCACCGACGCCCTTGAAATCGGCAAGCGCACAGGAACTTCGCGGTTGTCGGAGCGGGTGCTGAGCGCTCTGGCGTTCCTTGAGCTGTCGCTGGGGCACTATGATGGCGCGCTCGCGGCGGTGGCGCCGATGATGTCGACGTTCGATCCGGACCGCACCCCGACGGAGCTGCCCAATGCGACCTGGCTGCCGGACGCCATCGAGGCGCTGGTGCAGTCGGGACGGCCCGACGAGGCCGAACCGTTGATCGAGGCGCTCGAACGTAACGGGCAGCGACTGGACCGGCCCTGGATGATCGCCGTCGGCGCACGCGCACGCGGCATGCTGCTGGCCGCGCACGGCGATCTCGACGGCGCCCACGCGGCGACGCTGCGGGCGTTGGCCGCGCACGAACGGTTACCGATGCCGTTCGAGCGGGCTCGCACCCTGGTGCTGCTAGGCCAGATCGAGCGCCGACAACGCAAGAAGGAGGCCGCGTCGGTGCGGCTGCAGGAGGCCTTCGACATCTTCGAGCGGCTCAACGTGCCGCTGTGGGCCGACCGGGCGCGGTCGGAGTTGGTGCGCGCGAGCGTGGGGCCGCGCCACTCCGGTCAGCTCACCCCGTCCGAACAGCGGGTCGCCGAACTGGCCGCCTCCGGAATGAAGAACCGCGACGTGGCCGCGGCGCTGTTCATCAGCCCCAAGACCGTCGAGGCGAACCTGGCGCGCATCTACCGCAAGCTCGGTATCAAGTCCCGCGCCGAACTGGGCCGCCATGTCGGAGGTCCGGAGAAAAATTCCGACGCATAG
- a CDS encoding Acg family FMN-binding oxidoreductase — translation MTQPAQPTVDPGTIANAVQLACRAPSLHNSQPWRWVAEGSELQLFADPSRNVRSTDESGRETLLSCGAVLDHLRVAMAAAGWATFVSRFPNPNNRLHLASIDFGPMDFVTEGHRRRANAILLRRTDRLPFAAPPDWETLEPHLRNVVNCEAARLDVIADEARPKLAEASKLTEALRQYDSSYHAELEWWTAGFETTEGIPRSSLVSASEADRVDVARRFPVTQNRDRRAGVDQDRSRILALSTYDESRDSVLRCGERLSAVLLEATMAGMATCPLTHITEDPESRQMVAELIGQDATPQVLVRVGLAPSIDDVPPPTPRRPLEEVLEIRSSRD, via the coding sequence ATGACGCAACCCGCACAGCCCACGGTGGATCCGGGCACCATCGCCAACGCCGTACAACTGGCGTGCCGGGCTCCGTCGTTGCACAACAGCCAACCGTGGCGGTGGGTGGCCGAGGGCAGTGAGCTTCAGCTCTTCGCCGATCCCTCACGCAATGTGCGCAGCACCGACGAATCCGGTCGCGAGACGCTTCTGAGCTGCGGCGCGGTTCTCGACCACCTGCGGGTCGCGATGGCGGCGGCCGGATGGGCGACGTTCGTGAGCCGTTTCCCGAACCCGAACAACCGCCTGCATCTGGCGTCGATCGACTTCGGCCCGATGGACTTTGTGACCGAGGGACATCGGCGGCGCGCCAACGCCATCCTGCTGCGGCGCACCGACCGCCTGCCGTTCGCCGCGCCGCCCGACTGGGAAACCCTTGAGCCGCACTTGCGCAACGTCGTCAACTGCGAGGCCGCGCGTCTGGACGTGATCGCCGACGAGGCGCGCCCGAAGCTGGCCGAAGCGTCGAAGCTCACCGAAGCCTTGCGTCAATACGACTCCTCCTACCACGCCGAATTGGAGTGGTGGACCGCGGGTTTCGAAACCACCGAGGGAATTCCGCGCAGCTCGCTGGTCTCGGCGTCCGAGGCGGATCGAGTGGATGTGGCCCGCAGGTTCCCTGTCACACAGAATCGCGATCGCCGGGCGGGTGTCGACCAAGATCGGTCCAGGATTCTGGCGCTGTCCACGTACGACGAATCCCGCGACAGCGTGCTCCGGTGCGGCGAACGGCTCTCGGCGGTGCTGCTCGAGGCCACCATGGCCGGCATGGCCACCTGCCCGTTGACCCACATCACCGAGGATCCCGAGAGCCGTCAGATGGTTGCCGAGCTGATCGGGCAGGACGCCACGCCGCAGGTTCTCGTCCGCGTCGGCCTGGCACCGTCGATCGATGACGTGCCGCCGCCCACGCCGCGGCGACCGCTCGAGGAGGTGCTGGAGATCCGCTCCAGCCGAGACTGA